In Chiloscyllium punctatum isolate Juve2018m chromosome X, sChiPun1.3, whole genome shotgun sequence, the following are encoded in one genomic region:
- the suox gene encoding sulfite oxidase, mitochondrial yields MTRRVELSGAVMSFLHCTRSALNIWQMQSRVRIETSARLLQACSGCGFVRWKNTAANGGRSMDYQFSNTGWRQLVVGVLAGTGAVLVYGLHRQQVQQAEPKNTTELTSQTVSALGNEVKPTNSIYTRQDVAKHKTLADGVWVTYKTSVYDITKFVDLHPGGDKIMLAAGGAIEPFWAMYAVHNQEHVYSILEEYRIGELSPEDQKQATMDVDDPYGNEPLRHPVLKVNSLKPFNAEPPVELLSENYITPNEIFFKRNHLPVPEVDPKTYRLQVMGEGLKSIQLTLDDLKTKFPKHTITATLQCAGNRRSEMNAVRQVKGLNWGMAAIGNATWRGVKLSDVLKYAGLPENTHAKHVQFEGLDKDLTGIPYGASISIRKALAKDGDVLLAYEMNGEDLSRDHGFPLRVIVPGVVGARNVKWLSKIIVSKEESQSHWQVNDYKGFSPSVDWDTVDFSTAPAIQELPIQSAITTPCNNDYISADNEEITVKGYAWSGGGQEVIRVDVSLDGGKTWKVADLTGEKQDAGQAWAWKLWQLTMPLPKGQKNLEIICKAVDNNYNVQPDTVAPIWNLRGVLNNSWSRVKITIKPNSG; encoded by the exons AGTACGGATAGAGACCTCTGCACGACTTCTGCAGGCCTGTTCAGGATGCGGCTTTGTACGATGGAAGAATACAGCTGCCAACGGTGGCAGAAGTATGGACTACCAATTTTCTAACACAGGATGGAGACAGTTGGTTGTAGGGGTCCTGGCGGGTACAGGTGCTGTCCTAGTTTATGGCTTGCATAGACAGCAG GTGCAGCAAGCAGAGCCTAAAAATACCACAGAATTGACCAGCCAAACTGTGTCAGCATTGGGCAATGAGGTGAAACCAACTAACTCGATCTATACCAGGCAGGATGTTGCCAAACATAAAACTCTTGCAGATGGGGTATGGGTCACCTATAAAACTAGTGTGTATGATATTACAAAGTTTGTGGACCTACACCCTGGGGGAGATAAGATCATGCTTGCTGCTGGTGGTGCCATTGAACCATTCTGGGCAATGTATGCAGTCCACAATCAAGAACATGTTTACTCCATACTTGAAGAGTACAGAATTGGAGAGCTGAGCCCAGAAGATCAGAAGCAGGCAACCATGGATGTGGATGATCCTTATGGAAACGAACCCCTGAGACACCCTGTTTTGAAAGTGAATAGCTTAAAGCCATTTAATGCAGAACCACCAGTAGAACTCCTGTCTGAAAATTACATTACCCCAAATGAAATTTTCTTCAAACGAAATCATTTGCCTGTACCAGAAGTTGATCCAAAAACGTACCGTTTGCAGGTTATGGGAGAGGGGCTGAAGTCCATCCAACTAACCCTTGATGATCTCAAGACCAAGTTTCCAAAGCACACAATAACTGCTACATTGCAATGTGCAGGGAATCGGCGCTCTGAAATGAATGCTGTGCGTCAGGTAAAGGGACTGAATTGGGGGATGGCAGCTATTGGTAATGCTACCTGGAGAGGGGTCAAGCTTTCTGATGTCCTTAAGTATGCAGGGCTCCCAGAGAACACACATGCCAAGCATGTCCAATTTGAGGGACTTGATAAAGACCTGACTGGGATCCCCTATGGGGCCTCTATTTCCATTCGCAAGGCATTGGCTAAAGATGGTGATGTGCTACTTGCATATGAAATGAATGGTGAAGATCTATCCAGGGATCACGGCTTTCCCCTGCGTGTCATTGTGCCTGGAGTGGTTGGAGCACGCAATGTGAAGTGGTTGAGCAAGATCATTGTAAGTAAAGAAGAAAGCCAGAGCCATTGGCAGGTGAATGACTATAAAGGGTTTTCTCCCTCTGTAGATTGGGATACTGTTGACTTCAGTACTGCGCCAGCAATCCAAGAACTCCCCATCCAGTCTGCCATAACGACACCTTGCAATAATGATTATATCTCTGCAGACAATGAAGAGATCACGGTGAAAGGTTATGCATGGAGTGGAGGTGGCCAAGAAGTGATTCGAGTCGATGTCTCATTAGATGGTGGGAAGACTTGGAAAGTAGCTGACCTTACTGGGGAGAAGCAGGATGCCGGTCAGGCATGGGCATGGAAACTGTGGCAGCTCACTATGCCTCTGCCAAAGGGCCAGAAGAACTTGGAGATAATTTGCAAAGCTGTGGACAACAACTACAACGTGCAACCTGATACAGTTGCACCCATCTGGAATTTACGTGGTGTTCTGAATAATTCCTGGAGTCGGGTGAAAATTACAATCAAACCTAATAGTGGTTAG